Below is a window of Vibrio sp. SS-MA-C1-2 DNA.
GATTGAAGTAGACAGCGGTAAACTGGAAGGCACTTTCAAGCGTCAACCAGAACGTTCCGACTTGTCAGCGGACATCAACGAACACTTGATCGTCGAACTTTACTCTAAGTAAAGTTAAATTAAAGAGAGGATATAATGCAGGGTTCTGTAACAGAATTTCTTAAGCCGCGTCTTGTTGACATTGAACAAGTGTCAAATGCGCACGCAAAAGTAACTCTTGAGCCACTAGAGCGTGGTTTTGGCCACACACTAGGTAATGCTCTTCGCCGCATTCTTCTATCTTCTATGCCAGGTTGTGCTGTAACAGAAGTAGAAATTGAAGGTGTGTTGCACGAGTACAGCACCAAAGAAGGTGTTCAGGAGGATATTCTTGAAATCCTTCTAAACCTAAAAGGTTTAGCTGTTAAGGTTGAAGGTAAAGACGAAGTCTTTATAACCCTTAATAGGTCTGGTGCGGGCCCTGTTAAAGCAGGTGATATCACTCATGATGGTGATGTTGAAATCGTAAACCCTGAGCATGTAATCTGCCATTTAACTGATGATAATGCTGATATCAGCATGAGAATCAAGGTAGAACGTGGTCGTGGTTACGTTCCTGCTTCGGCTCGTATCCATACCGAAGAAGATGAGCGTCCTATTGGTCGTCTATTAGTTGATGCAACATTTAGCCCTGTTGACCGCATTTCTTATAATGTAGATGCAGCGCGTGTTGAGCAACGTACCGACTTGGACAAGCTTGTTATCGACATGGAGACTAACGGTACTCTTGACCCTGAGGAAGCAATTCGTCGTGCTGCAACAATTCTTGCAGAACAACTTGATGCTTTCGTGGATCTACGTGATGTGCGTGTTCCAGAAGAGAAAGAAGAGAAACCAGAGTTTGATCCGATCCTACTCCGTCCAGTCGACGATCTTGAACTAACCGTTCGCTCTGCTAACTGTTTGAAGGCAGAAGCGATCCACTATATTGGTGATTTGGTTCAGCGTACTGAAGTCGAGCTTCTTAAAACGCCAAATCTTGGTAAGAAGTCTTTGACTGAAATAAAAGATGTTCTGGCATCACGTGGTCTATCTCTAGGTATGCGCCTAGAAAATTGGCCGCCTGCATCAATCGCTGAAGATTAATCAATCACTGATTAACAGGCTTAGTTAGAAGGATTAGGTCATGCGCCATCGTAAGAGTGGTCGTCAACTCAACCGTAACAGCAGCCATCGTCAGGCTATGTTCCGTAATATGGCTAGCTCATTAGTTCGTCATGAGATCATCAAGACGACTTTACCAAAAGCTAAAGAGTTACGCCGAGTAGTTGAACCTTTAATTACTTTAGCAAAGAACGACAGTGTTGCTAACCGTCGTCTTGCATTTGCACGAACTCGTGATAGCGAAGTTGTTGCAAAACTATTTACTGAGATCGGCCCACGCTTTGCGGGTCGTCCAGGCGGATATACTCGCATTATGAAATGTGGTTTCCGTGCTGGTGATAAAGCTCCAATGGCTTACATTGAGCTTGTAGATCGCCCAGAAGTAGAAGCAGCTGCTGAATAAGCAATGCTTAAGTAATAAAAAGGCCAGACATTAGTCTGGCCTTTTTTGCTTTTTAGCAAATATAAAAAGTATAAAGAAGAAATATAAAAGTATATTCAATCGGATTTGTACTAAAAATATACGGTATGATTTAATATTGAACACTTATTCTTTTTTTTATCTTTTTATTCAAAAAGGACTTGCATCAAAACTGCTTCTATCTATAATGCGCCCTCACCATTGATAGAGCCCAAATTAATCAATGCAAGGCGTGAATTGGTGAGGCTAAAAAGATAACTTAATTAATGAACAAAGCGGTTGACAGCAAGAGTTTGCTGAGTAAAATAGCCGTCCTCTTAAATGATAAGTCACTAAGCGTCAAAACGCGGTGTTTCATTATTTGAGAAAGGTCAATAAGACGTTTTAAATTCGATTCAAATAGGAATTGAAAATAAATTAAAATTTCTTCTTGACTTAAAATTAGGGAGCTGTATTATACGCCTCCTTGCTTCGCAACTGTTAGCGATAACAACTTCGATGTCAATGCTCTTTAACAATTTAACTTATTCAATCTGTGTGGGCACTCGTTATCGAGAATCAACAAAAAGATTACTCAATGAACTGAGTGACCAATACAGTGTAAAACATAATTTATTATGAATTATACTGGCACAGTCAATTCACTATCATTCTGTTGGAATGATAGTAGCTTTAAGATTACAGTCTAATTTTATTTATAAGGTTGGATTTAGTTTTGAAGTCAGTATTCGTTGAGCCGTTTCGAAAGAAACAACAAAACTTTAATTGAAGAGTTTGATCATGGCTCAGATTGAACGCTGGCGGCAGGCCTAACACATGCAAGTCGAGCGGTAACAGAGAGTAGCTTGCTACTCTGCTGACGAGCGGCGGACGGGTGAGTAATGCTTGGGAAGTTGCCTTAATGAGGGGGATAACTATTGGAAACGATAGCTAATACCGCATAATTCTCTACGGAGCAAAGCAGGGGACCTTCGGGCCTTGCGCATTAAGATACGCCCAAGTGGGATTAGCTAGTTGGTGAGGTAATGGCTCACCAAGGCGACGATCCCTAGCTGGTCTGAGAGGATGATCAGCCACACTGGAACTGAGACACGGTCCAGACTCCTACGGGAGGCAGCAGTGGGGAATATTGCACAATGGGCGAAAGCCTGATGCAGCCATGCCGCGTGTATGAAGAAGGCCTTAGGGTTGTAAAGTACTTTCAGCAGTGAGGAAGGTGGTAAGTTTAATACGCTTGCCACTTGACGTTAGCTGCAGAAGAAGCACCGGCTAACTCCGTGCCAGCAGCCGCGGTAATACGGAGGGTGCGAGCGTTAATCGGAATTACTGGGCGTAAAGCGCATGCAGGCGGCCTATTAAGTCAGATGTGAAAGCCCGGAGCTCAACTCCGGAAGGTCATTTGAAACTGGTAGGCTAGAGTCTTGTAGAGGGGGGTAGAATTTCAGGTGTAGCGGTGAAATGCGTAGAGATCTGAAGGAATACCAGTGGCGAAGGCGGCCCCCTGGACAAAGACTGACGCTCAGATGCGAAAGCGTGGGTAGCAAACGGGATTAGATACCCCGGTAGTCCACGCCGTAAACGATGTCTACTTGAAGGTTGTGGCCTTGAGCCGTGGCTTTCGGAGCTAACGCGTTAAGTAGACCGCCTGGGGAGTACGGTCGCAAGATTAAAACTCAAATGAATTGACGGGGGCCCGCACAAGCGGTGGAGCATGTGGTTTAATTCGATGCAACGCGAAGAACCTTACCTACTCTTGACATCTACAGAAGCCAGCGGAGACGCAGGTGTGCCTTCGGGAACTGTAAGACAGGTGCTGCATGGCTGTCGTCAGCTCGTGTTGTGAAATGTTGGGTTAAGTCCCGCAACGAGCGCAACCCTTATCCTTGTTTGCCAGCACGTAATGGTGGGAACTCCAGGGAGACTGCCGGTGATAAACCGGAGGAAGGTGGGGACGACGTCAAGTCATCATGGCCCTTACGAGTAGGGCTACACACGTGCTACAATGGCGCATACAGAGGGCTGCAAGCTAGCGATAGTGAGCGAATCCCAAAAAGTGCGTCGTAGTCCGGATTGGAGTCTGCAACTCGACTCCATGAAGTCGGAATCGCTAGTAATCGTGGATCAGAATGCCACGGTGAATACGTTCCCGGGCCTTGTACACACCGCCCGTCACACCATGGGAGTGGGCTGCACCAGAAGTAGATAGCTTAACCTTTCGGGGAGGGCGTTTACCACGGTGTGGTTCATGACTGGGGTGAAGTCGTAACAAGGTAGCCCTAGGGGAACCTGGGGCTGGATCACCTCCTTAACGATTTGATATTTCGTGATGAGTACCCACACAGATTGAATTAAGTTAATAAAGTAAAGAGAGCATCTAATGGGTCTGTAGCTCAGGTGGTTAGAGCGCACCCCTGATAAGGGTGAGGTCGGTGGTTCGAGTCCACTCAGACCCACCACTTCTTCTTGAAGTGGTAGCAGTTAGATGAAAGCAATACTAGATGGGGCTATAGCTCAGCTGGGAGAGCGCCTGCCTTGCACGCAGGAGGTCTGCGGTTCGATCCCGCATAGCTCCACCACTTTTTAAGTGTTTTATCTAGAATATTTAAAAAGTGGTGTTTACCATCACTCGTCTTGAAAAAGACATGCTCTTTAACAATTTGGAAAGCTGACTAGTAAACTCGTTAGTGATTTTTTAATCATTAATAAGTTGAAAAGTAATAATTGTTTATTCGAAAGAATAAACGAGTTCTCAACACAATACACATTCAAGTGTCTTGTATTCAAATTAACATCATTGATGTTAATTCTATATTGAGTCCGGCAAACGATAATCAACATTACCCTGTTGATTATCAACAATCAAAAACCTTGGTTGTTTGAACATACATAAAGACCCTTTCGGGTTGTATGGTTAAGTGACTAAGCGTATACGGTGGATGCCTTGGCAGTCAGAGGCGATGAAGGACGTGCTAACCTGCGAAAAGGGTTGGTGAGCTGGTAAGAAGCGTTATTAACCAACCATGTCCGAATGGGGAAACCCACTTAGCATAAGCTAGGTATCCTATAGTGAATTCATAGCTATAGGAGGCAAACTCGGGGAACTGAAACATCTAAGTACCCGAAGGAAAAGAAATCAATTGAGATTCCGACAGTAGCGGCGAGCGAACTCGGATTAGCCCTTAAGCATAGTTAGAGTTAGGTGAACACGCTGGAAAGCGTGGCGATAGAGGGTGATAGCCCCGTAGCCGAAGAGTCTAATTAAGTGAAATCGAGTAGGACGGGACACGTGGTATCCTGTCTGAACATGGGGGGACCATCCTCCAAGGCTAAATACTCCTGACTGACCGATAGTGAACAAGTACCGTGAGGGAAAGGCGAAAAGAACCCCTGTGAGGGGAGTGAAATAGAACCTGAAACCGTATACGTACAAGCAGTGGGAGCCCTATCACCAAAATGACTTCGTCAACCTTAACCTTTTATATGATGGTTAAAGGTAATATTGATGACGATATCATCAATAATTTGTTTGAAAGGTCAGATATCGTCATCGATATTTAACCGCCCAATCAAGCAGAGGACATTTTGGGATAGGGTGACTGCGTACCTTTTGTATAATGGGTCAGCGACTTATATTCAGTGGCAAGGTTAACCGTTTAGGGGAGCCGTAGGGAAACCGAGTCTTAACTGGGCGACACAGTCTCTGGATATAGACCCGAAACCGAGTGATCTAGCCATGGGCAGGTTGAAGGTTGAGTAACATCAACTGGAGGACCGAACCGACTAATGTTGAAAAATTAGCGGATGACTTGTGGCTAGGGGTGAAAGGCCAATCAAACTCGGAGATAGCTGGTTCTCCCCGAAAGCTATTTAGGTAGCGCCTCGGACGAATACTACTGGGGGTAGAGCACTGTTAAGGCTAGGGGGTCATCCCGACTTACCAACCCTTTGCAAACTCCGAATACCAGTAAGTAATATCCGGGAGACACACGGCGGGTGCTAACGTCCGTCGTGGAGAGGGAAACAACCCAGACCGTCAGCTAAGGTCCCAAAGTTGTGATTAAGTGGGAAACGATGTGGGAAGGCTCAGACAGCCAGGATGTTGGCTTAGAAGCAGCCATCATTTAAAGAAAGCGTAATAGCTCACTGGTCGAGTCGGCCTGCGCGGAAGATGTAACGGGGCTAAATCACACACCGAAGCTACGGCAATATAGCTTGCTATATTGGGTAGGGGAGCGTTCTGTAAGCGGTTGAAGGTGTATCGAGAGGTATGCTGGACGTATCAGAAGTGCGAATGCTGACATGAGTAACGATAAAGGGGGTGAAAAGCCCCCTCGCCGGAAGACCAAGGGTTCCTGTCCAACGTTAATCGGGGCAGGGTGAGTCGACCCCTAAGATGAGGCTGAGAAGCGTAATCGATGGGAAACGGGTTAATATTCCCGTACTTTTTACGACTGCGATGGGGGGACGGAGAAGGCTAGGTGGGCCTGGTGATGGTTATCCAGGTTCAAGTGCGTAGGCGGAAGGTTTAGGTAAATCCGGACCTTTTTTAACGCTGAGACACGATGTCGAGCTACTAAGGTAGTGAAGTCATTGATGCCATGCTTCCAGGAAAAGCCTCTAAGCTTCAGGTCGTAAGAAATCGTACCCCAAACCGACACAGGTGGTCGGGTAGAGAATACCAAGGCGCTTGAGAGAACTCGGGTGAAGGAACTAGGCAAAATGGTACCGTAACTTCGGGAGAAGGTACGCTGCCGGCGGTGATGGGACTTGCTCCTTAAGCTGCTGGCAGTCGCAGATACCAGGTGGCTGCAACTGTTTATTAAAAACACAGCACTGTGCAAAATCGAAAGATGACGTATACGGTGTGACGCCTGCCCGGTGCCGGAAGGTTAATTGATGGGGTTATCTTCGGAGAAGCTCTTGATCGAAGCCCCGGTAAACGGCGGCCGTAACTATAACGGTCCTAAGGTAGCGAAATTCCTTGTCGGGTAAGTTCCGACCTGCACGAATGGCGTAATGATGGCCACGCTGTCTCCACCCGAGACTCAGTGAAATTGAAATCGCAGTGAAGATGCTGTGTACCCGCGGCTAGACGGAAAGACCCCGTGAACCTTTACTACAGCTTGGCACTGAACATTGACCCTACATGTGTAGGATAGGTGGGAGACTTTGAAACCGCGTCGCCAGATGCGGTGGAGTCAACCTTGAAATACCACCCTTGTATGCTTGATGTTCTAACGTTGGTCCCTAATCGGGATTGCGGACAGTGCCTGGTGGGTAGTTTGACTGGGGCGGTCTCCTCCCAAAGAGTAACGGAGGAGCACGAAGGTGGGCTAATCACGGTCGGACATCGTGAGGTTAGTGCAATGGCATAAGCCCGCTTGACTGCGAGAATGACAATTCGAGCAGGTGCGAAAGCAGGTCATAGTGA
It encodes the following:
- a CDS encoding DNA-directed RNA polymerase subunit alpha, which gives rise to MQGSVTEFLKPRLVDIEQVSNAHAKVTLEPLERGFGHTLGNALRRILLSSMPGCAVTEVEIEGVLHEYSTKEGVQEDILEILLNLKGLAVKVEGKDEVFITLNRSGAGPVKAGDITHDGDVEIVNPEHVICHLTDDNADISMRIKVERGRGYVPASARIHTEEDERPIGRLLVDATFSPVDRISYNVDAARVEQRTDLDKLVIDMETNGTLDPEEAIRRAATILAEQLDAFVDLRDVRVPEEKEEKPEFDPILLRPVDDLELTVRSANCLKAEAIHYIGDLVQRTEVELLKTPNLGKKSLTEIKDVLASRGLSLGMRLENWPPASIAED
- the rplQ gene encoding 50S ribosomal protein L17; translation: MRHRKSGRQLNRNSSHRQAMFRNMASSLVRHEIIKTTLPKAKELRRVVEPLITLAKNDSVANRRLAFARTRDSEVVAKLFTEIGPRFAGRPGGYTRIMKCGFRAGDKAPMAYIELVDRPEVEAAAE